The sequence catatgtcaggagtgctctgatggtgtttcctgcttggcagggggttggactcgatggcccttgcggtctcttccaactctatgattctatgattctatgatcaaatCTGCTCCTTCTTACCAGATTTCCTAATCCCACCTCCAATCAGTGGGCCTTTGCCAGCAGCTTTTGCCTTCAACTCATCCAGTTAGTTTTGCTCCTCCTCCT comes from Podarcis raffonei isolate rPodRaf1 chromosome 13, rPodRaf1.pri, whole genome shotgun sequence and encodes:
- the LOC128400307 gene encoding LOW QUALITY PROTEIN: translation machinery-associated protein 7-like (The sequence of the model RefSeq protein was modified relative to this genomic sequence to represent the inferred CDS: substituted 2 bases at 2 genomic stop codons) — encoded protein: MSERDSCEKKPLKHPKKQAKETDEEGKAFKXKQEEEQNXLDELKAKAAGKGPLIGGGIRKSGKKEQI